The genomic window GCGGGAACAGTGGCACGACGACACGCCTCATGGCGGGCATCGTCGCTGGGATGCCGGTCACGGCGACGTTCATCGGTGATGCGAGCCTCAGCAGGCGGCCGATGCGACGCGTCGCGAAACCGCTCGAGGCAATGGGCGCGCGCTTCGAGCTGCCTCCGCACGGCGGTCTGCCCATGGTCGTGTACGGCGGCGCGCTCAAAGACCTCGAGTGGCAGAGTGAAGTCGCCAGCGCACAGGTGAAGAGCGCCATTCTCCTCGCCGGACTCGTCGGCGGCGTACGCGCGGTCGTCGACGAGCCGGCGCCCACCCGCGATCACACCGAGCGCATGCTCGGCGCGCGCGGGGTGAATATCGTTAGGCACGGCACTCGCGTCGAGCTCGCGCCGGCTCACGGCTGCATCACCGCGCTCGACACCATCGTGCCAGCCGACCCGTCCTCGGCGGCATTCTTCGCGGGGCTCGCCGCTCTCGCCGACGGAGGGAGCCTCACGCTCGAGGACGTCTGCGTGAACGAAACGCGGACGGGTTTTCTCGAGACGCTGCGGAACATGGGCGCGTCGGTGGATTTCGCGCGCGATCATCTGAGTGGCGGCGAGTGGATCTCGCCCGTGGTCGTTAGGCCCGGCGCGCTGCGGGGCGTTCACGTCGGTGCGGAGATCGTGCCGTCCATGATCGACGAGCTGCCACTGCTCGCGTGCCTGGCGACGCGCGCCGAGGGCCAAACGGTGATCACGGGGGCCGCCGAGCTGCGCGTCAAGGAGAGCGACCGCATCGCTGCAGTCGTCGCCAACTTGCGCGCGATTGGCGCCGAGGCGACCGAGCTGGATGACGGGATGCGCATCGTTGGCTCGCGCAAGTCGCTGCGGGGATCGATCAGGACGCACGGCGATCATCGGTTGGCGATGTCGTTCGGTGTCCTCGGGGCGATGCCGGGCAACGAAATCGCAATCGACGATCGGAACTGCGTCGCCGTGTCGTATCCACGTTTCTGGTCTGACCTAACGACTGCCATTCGATGACGTCGCCGCGGCGTATCGTCGTCGCCATCGATGGCCCTGCCGCATCGGGAAAGTCATCGACGGCACAATGGGTCGCGCAGCGCCTCTCGTTCCGGCACGTCGACTCAGGCGCACTGTACCGGGCGGCAACGGCAGCGCAGCTGCGGCGCGGCACGAGCGAGGACGATTGGTCCGAGGACCAGGTCTGTGAATCGGCGCGCTCGGTCCGCCTCGTTCCGCGCGGTACGTCGCTCTCGCCACTGATCGACGGCGAAAATGTCGACGAGGAGCTTCGCGGAATCGAGGTGACGCGGCATGTCTCCCGCGTCGCGTCGATGGCACGGGTGCGCGCTTGGGTGAACGAGCGCGTACGCGAGGCGGCGCGCGAGGACGACGTCGTCGTCGACGGCCGAGACATGGGGACCGCCGTCTTCCCGGACGCGACCGTGAAGGTCTTTCTCGTGGCTGACCCGTGGGAGCGGGCTCGGCGAAGATTGGTGCAGCAGCTCGGACGCAGCCCGACGGACGACGACATCGCGGAGGAGACTGGCCGCCTCGTGCAGCGGGACGCTCGGGACGCCACGCAAACCGTTCAGGCCAAGGACGCGATCCTCATCGACACGACCTTCCTCACGCAAGAGGAGCAAGTGGAGCGGATCGTGGCGCTGGTGAAGGCTGTAACTCAGCGTGATGTCACGACTTCGGCGGTTGACGATGGATCCGGTGCGAGTTAGCTTAGATGGCTCACCTGGTCCGTCCCTCAGTCGGGACGGAGATTTATAGCACTCTCAACTCTCGTCGCGGCGAGTCTATGGTCCGCGAATTCTCTAGGAGACCTTCTCAAGGTATGTCCGAACTGGAAACCGAAACCCCCGCAACCGGCACGCTGTCGGAGCGTGAGCGACGCGACGCAGTCCGTGGCCAGCTTCGTCCGCTTGCCAACCGCCGTCCAGAACTCTACGACGAAGACGAGTACACGTCCGCCGATTATGAGCGGATGATGGAGCTCTATCAGGGCTCCATGGCGTCGATCGACGAAGGCGAGATCGTCAAGGCTCGCGTTCAGTCGGTCAACGACACGACCGTCGTCCTGGACATCGGCTTCAAGTCCGAGGGCACGATCGCGCGCGAGGAGTTCAAGGATCTCGAGCCGATCAAGCCAGGCGATGAAGTCGAAGTCCTGCTCGAGCACCTCGAGGATCAGGAAGGTGCCGTCGTCCTCTCGAAGAAAAAAGCCGATTTCATGCGCGTGTGGGAGAAGATCCGACTCGCGTATGAGAACGATCAGCCTGTTGAAGGAACGCTCGTGAAGAAGATCAAAGGTGGCGTTGTCGTAGATCTGATGGGCGTCGACGCATTCCTGCCGGGCTCCCAGATCGCTCTGCGCCGTGTTCCAAATATCGACGAGCTCCTCGGTCAGAAGTTCGAGTTCAAGATCATCAAGCTCAACAAGCGCCGTCGCAACATCGTCGTCTCGCGCCGCGTCATTCTCGAGAACGAGCGTGCTGGCAAGAGAGAGAAGCTCATGAAGGAGCTTCAGAAAGATCAGGTGCGCAAAGGCATCGTGAAGAACATCACCGACTTCGGTGCGTTCATCGATCTCGGCGGCGTCGACGGGCTCCTTCACATCACAGACATGTCGTGGGGCCGCATCTCGCATCCGTCGGAGCTCGTCACGATTGGCGCTGAGCTCGAGGTCAAAGTCCTCGACATCGACTGGACGCGCGAGCGCATTTCACTCGGACTGAAGCAGCTCCAGAGCTATCCATGGAAGGACGTGGCCGAAAAGTACCCCGTCGGTACACGCGTAACCGGCAAAGTCGTCTCGATCACGAACTACGGAGCGTTCATCGAGCTCGAGCCCGGAATCGAGGGCCTCGTTCATATCAGCGAGATGAGCTGGACGCGCAACGTGCGTCATCCGTCGAAGCTCGTGTCGATTGGCGAGAGCATCGAAGCGGTCGTGCTCAAAGTCGATCCGAACGAAGAGAAGATCTCGCTCGGTATGAAACAGACCGAGCAGGATCCTTGGATGGTCCTGCCGCTGAAATATCCCGTTGGGACTCGCATCAATGGGAAGGTCCGCAATCTCACGAGCTTCGGAGCATTTGTTGAGATCGAGCCGGGGATCGATGGTCTCATCCATATCTCGGACATGAGCTGGACGAAGCGCGTTCAGCATCCATCCGAGGTCGTGAAGAAGGGCGATGCGGTCGATGTGGTGATTCTCAACATCGATTCCGAAAACAAGCGCATCTCGCTCGGCCTCAAGCAGGCTGAGGAAGATCCGTGGCTTCGCATCGGCGAGTCGTATCCGGTAGGTACCGA from Gemmatimonadaceae bacterium includes these protein-coding regions:
- the cmk gene encoding (d)CMP kinase; protein product: MTSPRRIVVAIDGPAASGKSSTAQWVAQRLSFRHVDSGALYRAATAAQLRRGTSEDDWSEDQVCESARSVRLVPRGTSLSPLIDGENVDEELRGIEVTRHVSRVASMARVRAWVNERVREAAREDDVVVDGRDMGTAVFPDATVKVFLVADPWERARRRLVQQLGRSPTDDDIAEETGRLVQRDARDATQTVQAKDAILIDTTFLTQEEQVERIVALVKAVTQRDVTTSAVDDGSGAS
- a CDS encoding 30S ribosomal protein S1, which encodes MSELETETPATGTLSERERRDAVRGQLRPLANRRPELYDEDEYTSADYERMMELYQGSMASIDEGEIVKARVQSVNDTTVVLDIGFKSEGTIAREEFKDLEPIKPGDEVEVLLEHLEDQEGAVVLSKKKADFMRVWEKIRLAYENDQPVEGTLVKKIKGGVVVDLMGVDAFLPGSQIALRRVPNIDELLGQKFEFKIIKLNKRRRNIVVSRRVILENERAGKREKLMKELQKDQVRKGIVKNITDFGAFIDLGGVDGLLHITDMSWGRISHPSELVTIGAELEVKVLDIDWTRERISLGLKQLQSYPWKDVAEKYPVGTRVTGKVVSITNYGAFIELEPGIEGLVHISEMSWTRNVRHPSKLVSIGESIEAVVLKVDPNEEKISLGMKQTEQDPWMVLPLKYPVGTRINGKVRNLTSFGAFVEIEPGIDGLIHISDMSWTKRVQHPSEVVKKGDAVDVVILNIDSENKRISLGLKQAEEDPWLRIGESYPVGTDLSGKVVRLMDKGVVVDIGNDIEGFVPISQLSPSGKVVSNPTDVVYETMNLEMRVLEVDPIHRRIVLAVTNIPEEQPPRPEKPSEVLPMDEGHDDGGYPGIDMPPIEG
- the aroA gene encoding 3-phosphoshikimate 1-carboxyvinyltransferase gives rise to the protein MRVEGTLRVPGDKSISHRSLMLAALGDGRSRITGILESDDVRSTAGVLRALGAQIPELSPDLTVAGVGLRGLRAPVTELDCGNSGTTTRLMAGIVAGMPVTATFIGDASLSRRPMRRVAKPLEAMGARFELPPHGGLPMVVYGGALKDLEWQSEVASAQVKSAILLAGLVGGVRAVVDEPAPTRDHTERMLGARGVNIVRHGTRVELAPAHGCITALDTIVPADPSSAAFFAGLAALADGGSLTLEDVCVNETRTGFLETLRNMGASVDFARDHLSGGEWISPVVVRPGALRGVHVGAEIVPSMIDELPLLACLATRAEGQTVITGAAELRVKESDRIAAVVANLRAIGAEATELDDGMRIVGSRKSLRGSIRTHGDHRLAMSFGVLGAMPGNEIAIDDRNCVAVSYPRFWSDLTTAIR